The nucleotide sequence GTGTTACCATCATTCTGGGGTGTCCACACGCCCGTTTGGGAGGGTCATCATATGCTCAAGCAAGGAGACCATGGATGAAGAAGGGATGTTTACTCGTAGCGATCTTCATCGCTACATTACTGTTTCCAGTCGCCACTCTGGCTCAACCCATGGCCAACGTATTCCATGGATCAGTCAGTGCAGGAGGCTCCGGATTGCCGGATGGTTCATCCGTTACCGCATGGATCGATGGAACCAAAGTAGCGGAAACCCAAACCACAGACTCGCTGTATTCTCTAACCGTCGCCGGCAGTTACATCGGAAAGACAGTTACCTTCAAAGTGGGTAAATACAAAGCGGAGCAAACTGCCCTCTGGAAACGAGGGGAAACTACCACACTGGACTTGAGTATCAATGCCTGGCCTTATCAGTGCGACTTCTATGGCCTGGTGACTGTAGATGGAAATCGTGTACCGGACGGCACCGAGGTATCGGCCTGGATCGATTCCGCCAGGGTGCAATCGACCACCACCACCAATTCCCTCTATCGGCTGGTCGTGCCGGGAAACTACACCGATAAGATCGTCGCTTTCAAGGTGGGAATCGACTACGCTACACAGGTGGTGGATTGGGAAAGGGGAGGAGAGCTTGAGACAAATCTAACCGTCAGCCTCGGCCCTCAGGTGTGCGGCTTCTACGGATCGGTGAAGCTTGACGGCGAGGATGTACCCGACGGCACCCAGGTATCGGCCTGGATAGACTCCGCTAAGGTACAGTTTTCTACCACTACCGGATCTCGATACGGACTCAATATCCCCGGGAATTATAGCGGCAAGACGGTTTCGTTTCAGGTCAATGGCCAACGCGCAGCCCAAAGCACCATCTGGGTCAGGGGCGATAACAAGCAACTGGCCCTGACAGCCATCACCACACAGACTCCCATAGTCACCCTTGAACTTTCCGCCCCGGAGATTCGCCCGGGCAAGGAATTCACCATCACTGTGATGGTCGACCCCAAAGGCCATGGCATCAGCGGCGGTGAAATCGATCTCTTCGCCATTGACACTTCAGTGATGGAGATACTGATAGATAAGGTGGCACCGGGGAATCTTCTTGGAACTGACGCCATCGAGGGCACCAAGGAAAAAGTCCTTTCCGAAGAAGGGGATAATCTGAGATATGCGCTGGCTCGTAAGGGAACAACCCCTGTGCCCACCAGCGCCAACACCCTGGCTACCATTACGCTCCGCGTCAAAGGCGACGCCAAAGCGGGAAAATACGCCATACCCAATGCCATTTCTCTGGCTGACGAGAGCTTCAACAATCTGGATTTCGCGCCCCCGATCGTTTCTATCTCCGTCATTCCCGGCCTTCCCGGAGACATCGATGGGGATAATAGCGTGGGATTGAAAGACCTGACCATTCTGGCCTCGGCCTATGGGACAAAGGATGGAGACGAAGGCTACCGCAACGAGTGTGACTTGAATGGCGATAAGGAGATCGGGATTGCCGACCTCTCCATTCTCGCCGGTGGCTGGGGCAAGGGGAGCGAAGCGTGATACTGGATAGGAAAGCGGCAAAGATTGTTCTATCAACGATGGCGGTTTGCCTTACCGTGCTTGCCGTTTTCCTCGCCATCACCGGCAAGGACATTACCACCTCCACAGCTACCGCTCAAGAGCCGGGGATAATCACACCCGCGGTAACTTCAAATCCGGTTTCTCCCATCCGAACCACACCAGCACCCCAGAAGACAACTCCTGCGGCAAGTCCCACACCAAGCCCCGCAGAGAAGCCACTTGATGCGCCATCGCCACAGCTCCCATCGCTGGATATCTACGTCAGCCCATCTTCCCAGAAAGCTTCTCCGGGACAGGAGATCAGTGTCAGCGTGACAGCGAAGGCAGTGAACTGCGGGATCAGTGGAAGCGAAATCAGCGTGAAATTCGACCCCGCTGTCCTACAGGTAGCTGAATTGAATGTAGATGATGCGCTGGGATCCAATACCATCATTGCCGTGAAAGAGACGGGCAACCAGTCAGGGATTCTGCGATGTGCCCTGGCTCGAAGGGGGACCACTCAAATCAGTGCATCTGAGGAAATTCTGGCGCGAATCAAGTTCAGGATCGCTGATTGGGCCAAGACAGGTTCATATAATCTGACGTTGACGGAGGTCAAGCTGACCAACGAGAAAGACCCGCCGCAAACCATGACCGGGGTGGAGATTCATAACGGATCAATAGAGATAGTGCCGTAAAGTCCGATCCGAAGGAAAAGAGGAGGCCAACGATGATTCGTGTTATCCACTGCGAGCCTGCCATGATCACAGGTGCCAGGAGAGTGCGCTACATCAATACCGATAGTTCCGGCAACATCTATTCCTCCTGCCTTCAAATGACCTATACGGTCTGCACAGAGGCACCCCCCCTCGTGCGATCCCGGGGTTTGGGAGATTCGACAACCGGCAAAGAAAAACTGAACTGTGAACCCCGCCCCACCTCGCTCTCCACCCATATCCGTCCTCCATGGGCCGCCACGATTCCCTGAGAAATCGCTAACCCCAATCCGCTTCCACTCATCCGGCGCTGGGTATTCTCCTCCAAGCGCTGGAAGGAATCAAACGCCCTTTTGAGCTGCTCCGTATCCATGCCATCGCCCTGGTCGGTAACAGTAACGATCAGTTCGCTATTCGATACCTTTGCCTCAATCGTGATGACCGTGCCAGGTGATGAGTAGGTTGCCGCATTTTCCACCAGATTGGTCAGGGCCTGTTCGATGCGCAGTTCGTCCACAACAACCAGCGGCAGATCGGTCGGCAAAAGCAATTCAAGCCGATGCTCCCCTTTTACGCCGCTGAATTTGCCACTGATCTGCTTGATCACTCTATCGATCTTCAGCGGATACTTATCCAGGGTCATCATGCCTGCCTGAATCTTCGACATATCCAGGGTGTCATTAACGATGCGGACCAGGCGATCTGCCTCCTGATTTATACTGAGAAGAAAGTCCCTCTGCGTCTCGGCATCCCATTTGACATCCTGCTGCACCAGGGAGCTGGCCAAGCCTTTGATGGAAGTCAGAGGCGTACGCATTTCATGAGAGATGCTGGCCAGAAAGGCCGCTCTCAACCGATCAGCCTCCTCCAGCGCCAGAGCCCGGGATTCCATCCCCAGCAGTTGCGTATTCTCAGCGGCAGTGCTGATCTCGTGGGCAATCGTAACCAGAAGTTTTCTTTCTTCCGGGGTGAAAGTCCTCTCCTTGTCCGTCATCACAAACATCACACCCAGCACTTTCCCTCTTGTCTCGAGCGGCAGACACATCATCGATCCACCCTGCTCTCTACCCTGAACCGCCTGAGCATGATCTCCGATCAGCGTAACACTCTCAGAGATCGACTCAACGAACACCGGTTTTCCCGACTGAGCCACGACCCCGAGTATGCCTTCACCGATCTTAACCGTCGGAATAGTTCCCAGCAGGCCTCCGCTGCTGCCTCTGGAAATCCTTAATGCCAGATGTTCCGCATCATCATTCAGAAGATAAACTCCGCCGTGTTCTATTCCCAGTAACTCCAGCACTTTGTCCAGGGCATGCCCCAAAATCTCATCCAGATCAAGCGATTTATTGATCGTTTCCGCGATGGCGTTGAGCGCGGCCAGTTCCCTATTGCGCAGACGGATCTGCTCCTCTGCCTGCTTGCGTTCGGTGATATCCAGAACAACTCCCCGCATCCCAATGATCTGGCTGTTATGAATAATGGGGCTGGTATACGCCAGAACGGGAAAGGTGCTGCCGTCTTTTCTCAGCAGAGTGTACTCATGATTGCCAAACTCCCGTCCCGTCAGCACGCCTTCGATATCCTTCACCACTCTTGCCCGGTCTTCCGGCACAAACACCTGAAGCGCACTGAGTCCCCCATCGATATCTTCCTGAACGTAGCCCGTATACTGCAACCCGAAATTGTTGGCAAAGACGAAGTTGCCGTTCAGGTCAACTTCAAACACGGTCTGCGGCAGAAGATTGGCCAGGTCCCTGAACCGCTGCTCGGCTTCCTTCAGTGCCTCATCCGCCCCTTTCCGATCGGTGATATCGCTTGAAATCAATGTGGCCGCCACCACTTCACCATCCCGCTTAACAGGCGCCACCCGAGTTTCATACCATGAATACTTATTATGGGAACCCAATCCCATAACCTGATAGTTACCGGAGCGGCC is from Dehalococcoidia bacterium and encodes:
- a CDS encoding cohesin domain-containing protein yields the protein MKKGCLLVAIFIATLLFPVATLAQPMANVFHGSVSAGGSGLPDGSSVTAWIDGTKVAETQTTDSLYSLTVAGSYIGKTVTFKVGKYKAEQTALWKRGETTTLDLSINAWPYQCDFYGLVTVDGNRVPDGTEVSAWIDSARVQSTTTTNSLYRLVVPGNYTDKIVAFKVGIDYATQVVDWERGGELETNLTVSLGPQVCGFYGSVKLDGEDVPDGTQVSAWIDSAKVQFSTTTGSRYGLNIPGNYSGKTVSFQVNGQRAAQSTIWVRGDNKQLALTAITTQTPIVTLELSAPEIRPGKEFTITVMVDPKGHGISGGEIDLFAIDTSVMEILIDKVAPGNLLGTDAIEGTKEKVLSEEGDNLRYALARKGTTPVPTSANTLATITLRVKGDAKAGKYAIPNAISLADESFNNLDFAPPIVSISVIPGLPGDIDGDNSVGLKDLTILASAYGTKDGDEGYRNECDLNGDKEIGIADLSILAGGWGKGSEA
- a CDS encoding cohesin domain-containing protein, producing the protein MILDRKAAKIVLSTMAVCLTVLAVFLAITGKDITTSTATAQEPGIITPAVTSNPVSPIRTTPAPQKTTPAASPTPSPAEKPLDAPSPQLPSLDIYVSPSSQKASPGQEISVSVTAKAVNCGISGSEISVKFDPAVLQVAELNVDDALGSNTIIAVKETGNQSGILRCALARRGTTQISASEEILARIKFRIADWAKTGSYNLTLTEVKLTNEKDPPQTMTGVEIHNGSIEIVP
- a CDS encoding PAS domain S-box protein, with the protein product MINITLALLGSLIFAVLWLAERRGDMRYQQGWQCIIAGFGLIVFGVLIGVIHELPLLGDHNLVAGMTCQAFMEKVVGYLGGFLLLGIGLRKLLQSVRVQSECQKEIEDARVMLETQVAESTNNLKAVGERLQQETAEHSRLKEELKNELKNELKRGEEEQRGLKERLTGLETVNQGLRRAQVQLLEEKGGLEEARTQLIADQQELLGRLKQKEAFRKIFHNAVDGLLYLDVDRRVVDASSSINQVLGYEPEELIGKRFIELGLFEDENRKKVIEILDKVTGDGLSYLKEIGARGKDGHGIPVDLTLCLIKKDDQPEFILVTLKDSTERKTLEEMLQKSNADLGAMAQDRKEILVKADKELQAQIANLNRVEAALGEAEAKWNSLMESAPNIISTVDGDGTILSINRLFPGVTPQQVIGRKVYDYITPEHYRTAREALGKVFQSGRSGNYQVMGLGSHNKYSWYETRVAPVKRDGEVVAATLISSDITDRKGADEALKEAEQRFRDLANLLPQTVFEVDLNGNFVFANNFGLQYTGYVQEDIDGGLSALQVFVPEDRARVVKDIEGVLTGREFGNHEYTLLRKDGSTFPVLAYTSPIIHNSQIIGMRGVVLDITERKQAEEQIRLRNRELAALNAIAETINKSLDLDEILGHALDKVLELLGIEHGGVYLLNDDAEHLALRISRGSSGGLLGTIPTVKIGEGILGVVAQSGKPVFVESISESVTLIGDHAQAVQGREQGGSMMCLPLETRGKVLGVMFVMTDKERTFTPEERKLLVTIAHEISTAAENTQLLGMESRALALEEADRLRAAFLASISHEMRTPLTSIKGLASSLVQQDVKWDAETQRDFLLSINQEADRLVRIVNDTLDMSKIQAGMMTLDKYPLKIDRVIKQISGKFSGVKGEHRLELLLPTDLPLVVVDELRIEQALTNLVENAATYSSPGTVITIEAKVSNSELIVTVTDQGDGMDTEQLKRAFDSFQRLEENTQRRMSGSGLGLAISQGIVAAHGGRIWVESEVGRGSQFSFSLPVVESPKPRDRTRGGASVQTV